The Betta splendens chromosome 2, fBetSpl5.4, whole genome shotgun sequence nucleotide sequence AATAGCATTAGCTTCATATGAGCTCAGACTTCCCACATTAATAAAACGCTAAATACCTACTGTATGCTGGCGTTACTTGCAGAGTCTGCCACTAATATTGCTGAAAGGTTTACTTTGATCGAGACTTTACAAACTTGGGATGTGGCACAGAACTACTGCATCAGCCTGTACACAGACCTGGCCAAGATACAGAACCAGCTGGAAAACgcgcagctgcagatgatgCTGGACGGCGGCGACGCCTGGATCGGCCTGACGGGGTTGTCCTGGCAATGGTCAGATTACAGCATACCCTCATTCATCCCCTGGAAACCACAGGAGCCAATGTTAGGGGGGGTCCTCGACTGTACCGCGCTCCATTTCGGCGGTACTAGTTTTGGAATGCTGGATGCAAATTGTTACACACCAGAGACCTTTTTTTGCTACTCCGGTAAGCAGCTGGCACTCATCCTGACACTGACATCCAAAAAAACCTTTAGCCACTAATTATGACAGTCCTCTGATTCTAACGTGTCTTCTGAAGCCCCTTTAGCTCTGCTGCTCTTGTATCAATTGCAACTGAAACCGATGTATTGACACACCTGGTCCATTGTATTTTCTAACTGGGAAAAACAACCACGTTTTCCATCATTTCTTCAAAGCTGCAGAAGCGAGACAACGCGTGAGACTGCAACTGAACTCCTCTGCGGACATGAAGGACCCTGCGGTGATCATGTCCATTCTCAGACAAGTAGCTCAAAACATCACTCTTCAAGAGACTGTGCAGTtcctgaacaaacacaaagccccTTTTCAGCTGATTATTTAGATAAAGTCACGTTCTTTGATGACGTTGAGCCATTTGCAACTTACACCGTCTCGCATGTCATTTCTGTCACAGATTGAAGAGATGCTGAGAAAAGCCGCTGGATCTCTGTATGTAAATCTGATGTGGACAAAGCTTCCAGAGGcacaacatgaaacacaagCAAAGGAAACCGCGTGCTGAAATACATATGGAGCATAATGATGccttaaaatgtttattaacaATATGTGCAAGCAATAATAAATCTCAATATTACAAATGTGCAACGCTAGTAGTATATAATAGAATAGAAGCCTATTTTTTGATTCACATAAACTTAGTTATAATGAGCTTATATGGTTTTGTGTCGAGCTGTACTTCTCTGGATCATTTACAAATTTTTCTAAGCATTAAAAATGAGTTATTACATTTGAAATTCAGTATCCAGGTCAGAGAACAGTAGATTTCCATGTGATTTGCTTTTCAGGATCCAGGCTTTAAGATTATTCTGCAGATTGCAAGCAGCGTCAAAGcaattcaaatcaaattaaaatgggTCAGACTTTGTTTAGGAAAGAAGGGACAGTGATTTTATTATTGGCCTGGATGCCTGAGGGACGG carries:
- the LOC129603816 gene encoding C-type mannose receptor 2-like translates to MEKQIFGILVLSGLLYLSSSSHLLRVYYFINNPKTWPEAQQYCRDTYTDLATVSDWADTYKLSSLMTASVPYVFMGLCRNWGWSVPDVNGYKEAALTYSNWGSAPGWQLLCGKMTGTGQWFAIDCSSTLFFFCYNESATNIAERFTLIETLQTWDVAQNYCISLYTDLAKIQNQLENAQLQMMLDGGDAWIGLTGLSWQWSDYSIPSFIPWKPQEPMLGGVLDCTALHFGGTSFGMLDANCYTPETFFCYSAAEARQRVRLQLNSSADMKDPAVIMSILRQIEEMLRKAAGSLYVNLMWTKLPEAQHETQAKETAC